CAAAAAGCACCGCAAAATCATATTAAAGATCACTTAGACCAACTCTTGCTAAAGTCGTTAGATAAAGACTGTGGCCGCTCTTTCGATCAATCACCATTTCCAACTTGGTTGGATAAACTGGCCATACAACGGCAAGTGATTCAAAGTCCTGGGCGAGTGAATTATCGCTTGGAGATCGATGCTCAATCAAAAGTAGAGTTGTCGGAATTTGAGTTTATAAGGTGGCCAGATAATATATTGATGTCAAACACTAACATTGTTTCGAGTGAGCAAGAAACATATTGGCAATACAGCCAACGATCCGATCTCAATGCTCAACTCGAAAGCGGCTTGTACAAAATAAAGTTAACAACAGAAGCAGGGCAAGAATGGGAAAGCTGGGTATTGCTTGCTCATCCTAACCATAAACAAACGGTACGTTGGAACTCAAAAGATTCGTGGGTGGTAGATAAAACAGCTTTACTCAATAAGTTTTGTCCTTTACCCGTAATGAACGTTGCCTTATATGGTAATTTAGATGGTGGCTATAAAGAAGCGTGGACTCAAAGTTATGAATCCGATTATCCGACCACAGTACCGAATACGACTTTGCCAGCGAATCGATATTTATTAGGGGTATCCATTACCCATAAGCGATGGCAGGGTGAAATCGCGATAGAAGATAAGCAAGTTATCAACAAGGCTTATGATATTACTGAAGAATGAATAGGAAAAAAGATGTTTGATGATTTACCAACACTGACACATGCGGAACAACAAGCAGCGGTAGAAGAAATTCAAAAGCTTATGCAACAAGGTATCAGTACAGCAGAAGCAATTAAAATCGTCGCTGAAAAAATCCGTAATGAAAAATCAAAGGCTGAATGATCATTAATCTATAATCATAAGGCACTATAACTAAATTATTTTAACAAAAATAAAGAGGGCGTTTTGTGCCCTCTAACATATCAATATAAACGGTCTTCGAAGTCCTCTGAACGTGGATTATGTCTTTCTCTATGAGACTTGCGTTTCGATTTACTTTTTTCTATTAGCTCGCCATCATAATCATCAAAACCTCGTTTATTTTTCTTACCTGATAAACGAGAACCATCATTCTTTAACCACTTATCCCAGTTACTCATGTTTCCTATCCAAACGTCTAAATTGTTATGAGACATAACAGAGATTATGTAATAACTATGTGACAGTAAAACGAAGTTTTTTTTAGGTTAAGATGAAAGTTATTAATCGTCCGATGCGGTCCTTAATTCAAAAGGGATTTCAGATAATTGGCTGATAATATTTGATTTTTCATTATCTTCATTCCAGCATAAATACAAAGATTGTTCCATTGCCGGTGCATCTTCGACCAAAAAT
This Vibrio aphrogenes DNA region includes the following protein-coding sequences:
- a CDS encoding DUF2861 family protein encodes the protein MKFNFLFVTASLLAAQTWAANTNWFYEQTALSNAHKFLLEGELNQSFDSMVQVWQKAPQNHIKDHLDQLLLKSLDKDCGRSFDQSPFPTWLDKLAIQRQVIQSPGRVNYRLEIDAQSKVELSEFEFIRWPDNILMSNTNIVSSEQETYWQYSQRSDLNAQLESGLYKIKLTTEAGQEWESWVLLAHPNHKQTVRWNSKDSWVVDKTALLNKFCPLPVMNVALYGNLDGGYKEAWTQSYESDYPTTVPNTTLPANRYLLGVSITHKRWQGEIAIEDKQVINKAYDITEE
- a CDS encoding YoaH family protein, which produces MFDDLPTLTHAEQQAAVEEIQKLMQQGISTAEAIKIVAEKIRNEKSKAE